One Setaria viridis chromosome 7, Setaria_viridis_v4.0, whole genome shotgun sequence genomic region harbors:
- the LOC117865722 gene encoding glycerophosphodiester phosphodiesterase GDPD2 — protein MAQRKAARAAADAAVPPAMPEPDIAAELHALVASSTFPAPCIGGAAAAEAAARDDAGRRRPPLVVIGHRGKGMNALASPDPRVRGDVRENTLRSLNDAAASHPTVAYVEFDVQVTKDGCPVIFHDNFIYTQENGEISGRRVTELHLDEFLSYGPQRNQEKAGKPLLRKLKDGRILKWDVQKEDALCTLREAFEGVDRRVGFNVELKFDDDLAYTEEALTGVLQAVLKVVFEHADGRPVIFSSFKPDAALLIRKLQDKYPVYFLTNGGTQIYADPRRNSLEEAVRLCVDGSLQGIVSEVRAILRQPAAAAKIKEAGLSLMTYGQLNNVPEVVFVQHLLGVDGVIVDLVREIAEAVSAFSAAAREPSPESCGEVERLETAAAGTPSFSPREMSFLLRLIPELVQ, from the exons ATGGCTCAGCGCAAGGCCGCGCGcgctgccgccgacgccgccgtcccgcccgccATGCCGGAGCCGGACATCGCCGCGGAGCTCCACGCCCTAGtggcctcctccaccttccccgCGCCGTGCATCGGaggtgccgcggcggcggaggcggcggcgagggacgacgccgggcggaggcggccgccgctcGTGGTGATCGGGCACCGCGGGAAGGGGATGAACGCGCTGGCGTCGCCGGACCCGCGGGTGCGCGGCGACGTCAGGGAGAACACGCTCCGCTCCCTcaacgacgccgccgccagccaccccaCCGTCGCCTACGTCGAGTTCGACGTCCAG GTCACCAAGGATGGCTGCCCGGTCATCTTCCACGACAACTTCATCTACACCCAAGAAAAT GGCGAGATCTCAGGGAGGCGCGTCACCGAGCTTCACCTCGACGAGTTCCTCTCCTACGGGCCCCAGAGGAACCAGGAGAAG gCTGGGAAGCCGCTGCTCCGGAAGCTCAAGGACGGGAGGATCCTCAAGTGGGACGTGCAGAAAGAAGACGCGCTCTGCACGCTGCGGGAGGCGTTCGAGGGCGTCGACCGCCGCGTCGGGTTCAACGTCGAGCTCAAGTTCGACGACGACCTCGCGTACACGGAGGAGGCCCTCACCGGTGTCCTGCAAGCCGTCCTCAAG GTTGTCTTCGAGCACGCCGACGGCAGGCCCGTCATCTTCTCCAGCTTCAAGCCCGACGCCGCGCTGCTCATCCGGAAGCTGCAAGACAAGTACCCT GTGTACTTCCTGACGAACGGAGGGACGCAGATCTACGCGGACCCGAGGCGGAACTCGCTGGAGGAGGCCGTCAGGCTGTGCGTCGACGGTAGCCTACAGGGGATCGTGTCGGAGGTCCGGGCGATACtccggcagccggcggcggcggccaagatCAAGGAGGCCGGGCTGTCGCTCATGACCTACGGCCAGCTCAA CAACGTGCCGGAGGTGGTGTTCGTGCAGCACCTGCTGGGGGTGGACGGCGTCATCGTCGACCTGGTGCGGGAGATCGCCGAGGCCGTGTCAGCGTTCTCGGCCGCCGCGCGGGAGCCGAGCCCCGAAAGCTGCGGGGAGGTTGAGAGGCtagagacggcggcggcggggacgccgAGCTTCTCCCCGCGGGAGATGTCCTTCCTGCTCAGGCTCATCCCCGAGCTGGTGCAGTAG